Proteins encoded together in one Streptomyces umbrinus window:
- a CDS encoding S8 family peptidase, with translation MRRIRLAAAISTGLALAAGAVAPVAAGTGTGPTATAAADAPAPKNLGTVRLITGDRVTVGTDAEGRRTASVTPGAGRRHILFRTYEQDGRLTVLPSDAGDLVSAGRLDRKLFDVSALLAQRYDEAHSDALPLIVAGADGAAASAVRRLTVLAEDGSPVRRLDSIGARSVRVAEEDLGRFWKQLAPDDGPVSAARAAGTPRVWLDGRVNATLDRSVPQIGAPAVWKAGYRGESVKVAVLDTGADQSHPDLAGRIAEAKDFSGSSGTGDAFGHGTHVASIVGGSGAASGGGRKGVAPGADLLVGKVLGDDGYGTESQVIAGMEWAADAGAKVVNMSLGSDSPSDGTDPMSLALNELTERTGALFVVAAGNNGEQGTGTIGSPGAADAALTVGAVDRNGGLAPFSSRGPRAGDDAVKPDLTAPGVGIVAARAAGTTMGDPVDAHHVAASGTSMASPHVAGAAALLAQRHPGWSAARLKDALVSTARTATGRQVTEQGGGLVDVEAAALGPVTATGTVALGPFETGGGNTRTTQMRYTNTSDADITLALTTRLATAGGRAPAEGAVRLGSASVRVPAGATAEVPLTVDPARAQQGDYYGYVTAASANGKVTVHTTVSLVVQGPVHRLTVKTVDHKGKPVEALPTIWGADGFVGYTGTDPAVAEVEEGTYQLDYSSLDPAADGQELRHVVVPEVKVTKDMSVTLDARRTTLVDIRTPRPAEQRGILSYQTYRKIDGHSLLQGTMYFDVGRRLYVSPTSAVTDGTFEFASRWQFVAPLLDMAVSGGKGGTDSVDAYYMPSSPLFDDKGTRLTAVDAGDATAPDFRRARGKLAVITNEQGLNERDLAEQAAAAGVRGIVLVHFSDIAWTRWHPEGDRWGVPTVRIGASAGAALLKRIGKGHTTVKFTGTARSPYLYDVMQVSSQRIPEKVVHTVSERNSAVVRARYADNGGAPWASEQRFARRPYQDTAWLQYTRYVPTGFDRTEYVSSGDTAWQHFVHHETTFDVDTPLRVGMADAPRTYRAGERPSDTWQGAVVRPSIPRGTTTPSVRRGDVLSLRIPEFTDSQSGHRSRLLAGGGGIGTSGGAKAAQGDSAAAVLYRNGRKTGEADSAWTDFEVPSGAADYRLDLTTSRVSQEWAYGTGTETSWSFRSGGTGSTDAATTLPLLQLDYDVPVDAYNAVRSGRTHTVGLSVRAQDALAAPRGVSVQVEASYDDGGSWSRAEVKDRGHNVFEAAVRKPSRVRGDAYVTLRVTARDAAGNSVRQTVQRAYLHRG, from the coding sequence ATGAGACGGATCCGCCTGGCGGCGGCGATATCGACAGGGCTCGCCCTGGCTGCCGGCGCCGTGGCGCCGGTTGCCGCCGGCACCGGCACGGGGCCCACGGCGACAGCGGCGGCCGACGCTCCCGCGCCGAAGAACCTCGGCACCGTGCGGCTGATCACGGGTGACCGGGTGACCGTGGGCACCGACGCCGAAGGGCGGCGGACCGCCTCGGTCACTCCCGGTGCCGGGCGGCGGCACATCCTCTTCAGGACCTACGAACAGGACGGGCGTCTGACGGTCCTGCCATCCGACGCCGGGGACCTGGTCTCGGCGGGGCGCCTGGACCGGAAGCTGTTCGACGTGAGCGCACTGCTCGCCCAGCGGTACGACGAGGCGCACAGCGACGCGCTCCCACTGATCGTGGCGGGAGCCGACGGCGCGGCGGCGTCCGCCGTGCGGCGGCTGACCGTCCTCGCCGAGGACGGCTCGCCGGTCCGACGGCTGGACAGTATCGGCGCGCGGTCGGTGCGGGTCGCCGAGGAGGATCTCGGTCGGTTCTGGAAGCAACTCGCCCCGGACGACGGCCCGGTGAGCGCCGCACGGGCCGCCGGCACTCCTCGGGTGTGGCTCGACGGCCGGGTGAACGCCACGCTGGACCGCAGTGTCCCGCAGATCGGCGCGCCCGCCGTGTGGAAGGCCGGCTATCGCGGCGAGTCGGTCAAGGTCGCCGTGCTGGACACCGGCGCGGACCAGTCCCATCCGGATCTGGCCGGACGGATCGCCGAGGCCAAGGACTTCTCGGGCAGCTCCGGTACCGGGGACGCCTTCGGGCACGGCACACATGTCGCGTCGATCGTCGGAGGCAGCGGAGCCGCGTCCGGTGGCGGACGCAAGGGGGTGGCGCCCGGCGCCGACCTGCTCGTCGGCAAGGTTCTCGGGGACGACGGCTACGGCACCGAGTCCCAGGTGATCGCCGGAATGGAGTGGGCGGCGGACGCGGGCGCCAAGGTCGTCAACATGAGTCTGGGCTCGGACAGTCCGAGCGACGGCACGGACCCGATGAGCCTCGCGCTGAACGAACTCACCGAGCGCACGGGCGCGTTGTTCGTCGTCGCGGCGGGCAACAACGGCGAGCAGGGCACGGGCACCATCGGCTCCCCCGGTGCCGCGGACGCCGCCCTCACCGTCGGCGCGGTCGACCGGAACGGCGGCCTCGCCCCGTTCTCCAGCCGCGGTCCACGGGCCGGTGACGACGCGGTCAAGCCCGATCTGACGGCGCCCGGCGTCGGCATCGTCGCGGCCCGCGCGGCCGGGACGACGATGGGCGACCCGGTCGACGCACACCATGTGGCGGCCTCGGGTACGTCCATGGCCTCCCCGCACGTGGCGGGCGCCGCGGCGTTGCTCGCCCAGCGGCATCCCGGCTGGAGCGCGGCCCGGTTGAAGGACGCGCTCGTCAGCACGGCCCGTACGGCCACCGGCCGGCAGGTCACCGAGCAGGGCGGCGGCCTCGTCGACGTCGAAGCAGCGGCCCTGGGGCCGGTCACCGCCACGGGCACCGTCGCGCTGGGTCCGTTCGAGACCGGCGGCGGCAACACCCGTACGACGCAGATGCGTTACACGAACACCTCCGACGCCGACATCACGCTCGCGCTCACCACCCGGCTGGCCACGGCGGGAGGCCGGGCGCCGGCGGAGGGAGCGGTACGGCTCGGCTCCGCCTCCGTCCGCGTACCGGCCGGCGCCACCGCCGAGGTTCCGCTGACGGTCGATCCGGCCCGTGCCCAGCAGGGCGACTACTACGGGTACGTGACCGCGGCCTCCGCGAACGGGAAGGTCACCGTGCACACCACGGTGAGCCTCGTCGTGCAGGGGCCCGTGCACCGGCTCACCGTCAAGACCGTCGACCACAAGGGCAAGCCCGTCGAGGCCCTGCCGACCATCTGGGGTGCCGACGGCTTCGTGGGCTACACCGGCACCGACCCGGCCGTCGCCGAAGTCGAGGAGGGCACCTACCAGTTGGACTACTCGTCCCTGGACCCGGCCGCCGACGGGCAGGAGTTGCGGCATGTGGTCGTGCCGGAGGTGAAGGTCACCAAGGACATGTCCGTCACGCTGGACGCGCGCAGGACCACCCTGGTCGACATCCGCACGCCCCGGCCGGCCGAGCAGCGCGGCATCCTCAGCTACCAGACGTACCGGAAGATCGACGGGCACAGTCTGCTCCAGGGGACGATGTACTTCGACGTCGGCAGGCGTCTGTACGTGAGTCCGACCTCCGCCGTCACCGACGGCACCTTCGAGTTCGCCTCGCGCTGGCAGTTCGTCGCGCCGCTCCTCGACATGGCGGTGTCGGGCGGCAAGGGCGGTACGGATTCGGTGGACGCCTACTACATGCCTTCCTCTCCCCTCTTCGACGACAAGGGAACGCGCCTGACCGCGGTCGACGCGGGTGACGCCACCGCGCCCGACTTCCGCCGGGCCCGCGGCAAGCTTGCGGTCATCACCAACGAACAGGGCCTCAACGAACGGGACTTGGCAGAGCAGGCGGCAGCCGCCGGTGTCCGGGGCATCGTGCTGGTCCACTTCAGCGACATCGCGTGGACCCGCTGGCATCCGGAGGGCGACCGCTGGGGCGTACCGACCGTCAGGATCGGCGCGAGCGCGGGAGCCGCTCTGCTGAAGCGGATCGGCAAGGGGCACACCACGGTGAAGTTCACCGGCACCGCGCGCAGCCCGTATCTGTACGACGTCATGCAGGTGTCGTCGCAGCGGATTCCGGAGAAGGTCGTGCACACGGTGTCCGAGCGCAACAGCGCGGTCGTACGGGCCAGGTACGCCGACAACGGCGGCGCCCCGTGGGCCAGTGAGCAGCGCTTCGCCCGGCGGCCGTACCAGGACACCGCCTGGCTGCAGTACACCCGTTATGTACCTACCGGCTTCGATCGGACCGAGTACGTGAGCTCCGGAGACACCGCCTGGCAGCATTTCGTGCACCACGAGACCACGTTCGACGTGGACACACCGCTGCGCGTCGGCATGGCGGACGCACCGCGCACGTACCGGGCGGGCGAGCGGCCGAGCGACACCTGGCAGGGAGCCGTCGTCCGGCCGTCCATCCCGCGCGGCACCACGACTCCGTCCGTGCGCAGGGGTGACGTACTGAGCCTGCGGATCCCGGAGTTCACCGACTCGCAGTCAGGTCACCGCTCGCGGCTGCTCGCGGGCGGCGGCGGGATCGGCACCTCGGGCGGGGCGAAGGCGGCGCAGGGCGACTCGGCCGCCGCCGTGCTGTACCGCAACGGCCGGAAGACCGGGGAGGCCGACAGCGCCTGGACGGACTTCGAGGTCCCGTCCGGGGCGGCCGACTACCGGCTGGATCTCACCACCTCGCGCGTGTCGCAGGAGTGGGCGTACGGGACCGGCACCGAGACGTCCTGGTCGTTCCGCTCGGGCGGCACCGGCAGCACGGACGCGGCGACAACGCTGCCGTTGCTCCAACTCGACTACGACGTACCGGTCGACGCGTACAACGCCGTGCGTTCCGGCCGCACGCACACCGTCGGGCTGTCGGTCCGCGCCCAGGACGCGCTGGCCGCACCGCGCGGGGTGAGCGTCCAGGTCGAGGCCTCGTACGACGACGGCGGGAGCTGGAGCCGGGCCGAGGTGAAGGACCGCGGGCACAACGTGTTCGAGGCTGCCGTCAGGAAGCCGTCGCGGGTACGCGGCGACGCGTACGTGACACTGAGAGTGACGGCGCGCGACGCCGCGGGCAACTCGGTGCGGCAGACCGTGCAGCGGGCCTACCTGCACCGCGGATAG
- a CDS encoding SCO4225 family membrane protein: MSSVTGVQKLSAPFGTWPARLYLAVSAALIVWLAVVSSQPTGDASFAAVIPILFTAPTSLLILAVPDASTAWLYAVLGASAMANAWLIDLVWRRLSSRKG, translated from the coding sequence ATGAGTTCAGTCACCGGGGTCCAGAAGCTCAGCGCTCCCTTCGGCACCTGGCCCGCTCGGCTGTATCTCGCGGTGTCCGCCGCGCTGATCGTCTGGCTGGCCGTCGTGTCGTCGCAGCCCACGGGTGACGCCTCCTTCGCCGCGGTGATCCCGATCCTCTTCACGGCCCCGACCAGCCTGCTGATCCTGGCGGTACCGGACGCATCGACGGCCTGGCTGTACGCCGTACTCGGCGCGTCCGCCATGGCCAACGCGTGGCTCATCGACCTCGTCTGGCGGCGGCTCAGCAGCCGGAAGGGCTGA
- a CDS encoding SDR family NAD(P)-dependent oxidoreductase gives MTGQEITQGSHQGLLAGQVVMITGGSSGIGEAAARLFAEEGAAVVLTARRAERLNTLVEEIGAAGGRALAVPGDVAVAADVRRAVEAAVEHFGGLDSAFNNAGYATVGTLLHETDDEVYDRTMDVNVRGVWNCMKHQLPVMLASGKGGSIVNTSSTAGRYATGASVPYVASKHAILGITRAAAAEYGDQGIRVNALVVGTTRSEMIEEAVRQYPDLEQAFIAPQIQKRMASPREIAEAAAWMCSDRSSFVTGVAMPVDGGISAQAKAG, from the coding sequence ATGACCGGACAAGAGATCACACAGGGGAGCCACCAGGGCCTGCTCGCAGGCCAGGTGGTCATGATCACGGGGGGTTCCAGCGGTATCGGCGAGGCCGCGGCACGTCTGTTCGCGGAGGAGGGCGCGGCGGTCGTCCTGACGGCCCGCCGCGCGGAGCGGTTGAACACGCTCGTGGAGGAGATCGGCGCGGCCGGCGGGCGGGCGCTCGCGGTTCCGGGCGATGTCGCCGTCGCGGCCGACGTCCGCCGCGCCGTCGAGGCGGCGGTGGAACACTTCGGCGGGCTCGACTCCGCTTTCAACAACGCGGGTTACGCCACCGTCGGCACCCTCCTGCACGAGACCGACGACGAGGTGTACGACCGCACGATGGACGTCAACGTCCGGGGCGTGTGGAACTGCATGAAGCACCAGTTGCCCGTGATGCTCGCGTCGGGCAAGGGCGGTTCCATCGTCAACACCAGCAGTACGGCGGGCCGTTACGCGACCGGAGCCTCCGTCCCGTATGTCGCGTCCAAGCACGCCATCCTGGGGATCACCCGCGCGGCGGCGGCCGAGTACGGGGACCAGGGCATCCGCGTCAACGCGCTCGTCGTCGGTACGACACGCAGCGAGATGATCGAGGAGGCCGTGCGGCAGTACCCGGACCTGGAGCAGGCGTTCATCGCCCCGCAGATCCAGAAGCGCATGGCGTCGCCCCGCGAGATCGCCGAGGCGGCGGCCTGGATGTGCAGCGACCGCTCGTCGTTCGTCACCGGTGTGGCGATGCCGGTGGACGGTGGCATCTCGGCCCAGGCCAAGGCCGGCTGA
- a CDS encoding TauD/TfdA dioxygenase family protein, whose amino-acid sequence MTTDRDTQVEVKPVAGHIGAEITGVDLAGDLDDAVVAGIRAAVLRWKVVFFRGQRLDHSSHVAFARRFGEPVRLGKRGSASPPDFPEVETTADRLELGGRYGMDHDEWLRRRRHSLLRGWHCDHGARVDPPAATILRAEDVPSYGGDTTWANLAAAYAGLSAPLRDFLDGLRAEHRLGVGYQPRPGEDAYVRHLLDRQIASDHPLVRVHPETGERVLFVNGYYVEQILGLSRMESAPLLEMLLGQATRPEYTVRFRWEPGSVAFWDNRATIHLAPSDTTHLDHPRVMHRVMLAGDVPVGVDGKPSAPIVGSEPQRW is encoded by the coding sequence ATGACGACGGACAGGGACACGCAGGTCGAGGTGAAGCCGGTCGCGGGGCACATCGGCGCGGAGATCACGGGCGTCGACCTGGCCGGGGACCTGGACGACGCGGTGGTCGCCGGGATCCGGGCGGCGGTGCTGCGCTGGAAGGTCGTGTTCTTCCGGGGGCAGCGCCTGGACCACTCCTCGCATGTCGCGTTCGCCCGGCGGTTCGGCGAACCGGTCCGCCTCGGCAAACGCGGCAGCGCGTCACCCCCGGACTTCCCGGAGGTCGAGACGACGGCCGACCGGCTGGAACTCGGCGGCCGCTACGGCATGGACCACGACGAATGGCTGCGCAGGCGCCGGCACTCGCTGCTGCGCGGCTGGCACTGCGACCACGGCGCCCGCGTCGATCCGCCGGCCGCGACCATCCTGCGCGCGGAGGACGTGCCCTCGTACGGCGGCGACACCACCTGGGCCAACCTGGCGGCCGCCTACGCCGGGCTGTCGGCGCCCCTGCGCGACTTCCTCGACGGGCTGCGCGCGGAGCACCGGCTGGGGGTCGGTTATCAGCCACGGCCCGGCGAGGACGCGTACGTACGGCATCTGCTGGACCGGCAGATCGCCTCCGACCATCCGCTGGTGCGGGTCCACCCGGAGACGGGCGAGCGGGTGCTGTTCGTCAACGGCTACTACGTCGAGCAGATCCTGGGACTGTCCCGCATGGAGAGCGCGCCGCTGCTGGAGATGCTCCTCGGTCAGGCGACCCGGCCCGAGTACACCGTGCGGTTCCGCTGGGAGCCGGGGAGCGTGGCCTTCTGGGACAACAGGGCCACCATCCACCTGGCCCCCAGCGACACGACACACCTCGATCATCCCCGGGTCATGCACCGGGTGATGCTCGCGGGCGACGTCCCGGTCGGCGTGGACGGCAAACCGTCGGCACCGATCGTGGGGAGCGAACCGCAGCGCTGGTGA
- a CDS encoding TetR/AcrR family transcriptional regulator: MPTRAPQERRRRRPTASGVVLSKELITETALRLIGEHGPEALSVRRLGAALGCDPSALYRYFRNTDDLLLAVSDRIIGDAMAGFVPGPDWVASLREMAMRVRAGYLAHPRAAAMASYRITRREHEFHAVETGVGLLLSAGFQPAQAVRLYLAFIDTVLGHAALDAACCALPRQEREADERAWTQAYQSVDPESYPALSKVRGELHAMAESSFEPAVDLLLDALTARASALRTRT; this comes from the coding sequence ATGCCCACCCGCGCCCCGCAGGAACGCCGACGCCGCCGCCCGACCGCCTCGGGCGTCGTGCTGTCCAAGGAGCTCATCACCGAGACCGCGCTGCGGCTGATCGGCGAGCACGGTCCGGAGGCGCTGAGCGTGCGCCGCCTCGGCGCGGCCCTCGGGTGCGACCCGAGCGCGCTGTACCGCTACTTCCGCAACACCGACGATCTGTTGCTGGCCGTCTCCGACCGGATCATCGGGGATGCCATGGCCGGCTTCGTCCCGGGTCCCGACTGGGTCGCCTCGCTGCGCGAGATGGCGATGCGGGTGCGGGCCGGCTATCTCGCCCATCCGCGCGCGGCGGCCATGGCCTCGTACCGCATCACCCGTCGTGAGCACGAGTTCCACGCCGTGGAGACCGGTGTGGGTCTGCTGCTGTCCGCCGGATTCCAGCCCGCCCAGGCCGTCCGTCTCTACCTGGCCTTCATCGACACCGTCCTCGGTCACGCGGCGCTGGACGCCGCGTGTTGCGCACTCCCCCGGCAGGAGCGCGAGGCCGACGAGCGGGCGTGGACGCAGGCCTACCAGTCGGTCGACCCGGAGTCCTATCCCGCGCTGAGCAAGGTGCGGGGCGAGCTGCACGCCATGGCCGAGAGCTCTTTCGAACCGGCCGTGGACCTGCTGCTCGACGCGCTGACGGCCCGGGCCTCGGCCCTTCGCACGCGGACGTGA
- a CDS encoding APC family permease, which yields MSSLAPGKPAPDRPPAELRRSLGVVDGVAIAASSTAATTSIAIGMGAIGTIVGLQAPALLLLAFLPVLGIATAFARLNRSEPNCGNGYTWVGKSLGPWPGFLAGWVTLVGSIIFLAYTSAVTGSVVLIFANKAGLDSLAGIALDPTSTAVSTGVGLVVLAAVTVLAITGVRSATRLQFGLLVFEYAVLLVFCTWALVTGHQDFSWAWFNPFEISSGTAFAQGMVLAVFFFWGWDAAFSVTEETRSPGDSARGGFIALFAMLGLFIFASVAFQREMSLPELIENGPQALPYLGAKLAAEPWASLPLLALMFSAVASVQSSVIPTARGLLAMGRDRTMGRVWTRIHPKYGTPAAGTLVVMSIAAAIALLAMAIPKLSDMLLAAVNAIGLVVALYYGLTALACAVRFRAARHDGPREALLAVGVPAASGLVLLGLGGYLGYSYLTMTDHIELSPDNGWFMLSLPATIVLSGLVMAAVAKYARRSPYFTTGRGTDADALALPMDRTAV from the coding sequence ATGTCCTCCCTCGCTCCCGGCAAGCCCGCCCCGGACCGCCCGCCCGCCGAACTGCGCCGCTCGCTCGGCGTCGTCGACGGGGTCGCCATCGCCGCATCCAGCACGGCGGCCACCACCAGCATCGCCATCGGCATGGGCGCCATCGGCACGATCGTCGGTCTCCAGGCCCCGGCCCTGCTGCTCCTGGCGTTCCTGCCCGTCCTCGGCATCGCCACGGCCTTCGCCCGCCTCAACCGCTCGGAACCCAACTGCGGAAACGGCTACACCTGGGTCGGCAAGTCCCTCGGCCCCTGGCCCGGCTTCCTGGCCGGCTGGGTCACCCTCGTCGGCTCGATCATCTTCCTCGCCTACACCAGCGCGGTGACCGGCTCGGTGGTGCTGATCTTCGCCAACAAGGCCGGCCTGGACTCCCTCGCCGGGATCGCACTCGACCCGACGTCCACCGCCGTGAGCACGGGCGTCGGTCTGGTCGTCCTCGCCGCCGTCACCGTCCTCGCGATCACCGGGGTGCGCAGCGCCACCCGGCTCCAGTTCGGCCTGCTGGTCTTCGAGTACGCCGTCCTGCTGGTCTTCTGCACCTGGGCCCTGGTCACCGGCCACCAGGACTTCTCCTGGGCGTGGTTCAACCCCTTCGAGATCTCCAGCGGCACGGCCTTCGCGCAGGGCATGGTCCTCGCGGTGTTCTTCTTCTGGGGCTGGGACGCGGCGTTCAGCGTCACGGAGGAGACCAGGAGCCCCGGCGACTCGGCCCGCGGCGGATTCATCGCCCTGTTCGCGATGCTCGGGCTCTTCATCTTCGCCTCGGTCGCCTTCCAGCGGGAGATGAGCCTGCCCGAACTCATTGAGAACGGTCCGCAGGCCCTCCCGTATCTAGGCGCCAAGCTCGCCGCCGAACCCTGGGCCAGCCTCCCGCTGCTCGCCCTGATGTTCTCGGCCGTCGCCTCCGTCCAGTCCTCCGTCATCCCCACCGCACGCGGACTGCTCGCCATGGGCCGCGACCGCACGATGGGCCGGGTGTGGACCCGTATCCACCCCAAGTACGGCACGCCCGCCGCCGGAACCCTCGTCGTCATGTCGATCGCCGCCGCCATCGCCCTGCTCGCCATGGCCATCCCCAAGCTGAGCGACATGCTGCTGGCCGCCGTCAACGCCATCGGTCTCGTCGTCGCCCTCTACTACGGCCTCACCGCACTCGCCTGCGCCGTCCGCTTCCGCGCCGCCCGGCACGACGGGCCCCGCGAGGCACTGCTCGCCGTCGGCGTGCCGGCCGCCTCCGGGCTGGTCCTGCTCGGCCTCGGCGGCTACCTCGGATACTCGTACCTGACCATGACCGACCACATCGAACTCAGCCCCGACAACGGCTGGTTCATGCTCTCCCTGCCCGCCACCATCGTGCTGAGCGGGCTCGTCATGGCGGCCGTCGCCAAGTACGCCCGCCGCTCGCCGTACTTCACCACCGGGCGCGGCACCGACGCCGACGCGCTCGCCCTCCCGATGGACCGCACCGCCGTCTGA
- a CDS encoding amidohydrolase — translation MSHPQAADLVLTGGPVHTVDAARSRATAVAVRGGRIVAVGHDEVHELIGTGTEVVDLAGRLLLPGFQDAHVHPQGAGTELGLCHLNDTVDPQEYLRRVRAYADEHPDAEWITGGGWSMEAFPGGTPTAALLDTVVPDRPVFLPNRDHHGAWVNSRALERAGIDARTPDPSDGRIERDADGNPTGMLQEGAAHLVSRLMPDRTPEEQLAALLRAQSVLHSYGVTAWQDAIVGEFANMTDPTPAYHEAVDRGLLTARVVGALWWDRSRGGEQIPELAARREESSRGRFRATSVKVMQDGIAENHTAALLGPCLTGCGCASENSGLSFVEPDELKKYVTELDALGFQVHFHALGDRAVREALDAVEAARAANGWRDTRHHLAHLQVVHPEDVPRFRALGATANLQALWAAHEPQMDELTIPFLGPERAAWQYPFGDLLRAGATLAAGSDWPVSSPDPLAALHVAVNRVAPDAPEATPAFLPDQRIDLGAAVAAYTAGSAHANHLDDTTGSITVGRVADLVVLDRDPFAGPPEEIAATRVLQTFVDGRRVYAAGDA, via the coding sequence ATGTCCCACCCCCAGGCCGCCGACCTCGTCCTCACCGGTGGACCCGTCCACACCGTCGACGCCGCGCGCAGCCGGGCCACCGCCGTGGCCGTGCGCGGCGGGCGGATCGTCGCCGTCGGCCACGACGAGGTCCATGAGCTCATCGGCACCGGTACCGAGGTCGTCGACCTCGCGGGACGGCTGCTGCTGCCCGGCTTCCAGGACGCCCACGTCCACCCCCAGGGCGCGGGCACCGAACTGGGCCTGTGCCACCTGAACGACACCGTCGACCCGCAGGAGTACCTCCGGCGGGTGAGGGCGTACGCAGACGAGCACCCGGACGCCGAGTGGATCACCGGGGGCGGCTGGTCCATGGAGGCCTTCCCCGGCGGCACACCTACCGCCGCCCTGCTCGACACCGTCGTCCCCGACCGGCCCGTGTTCCTGCCCAACCGAGACCACCACGGCGCCTGGGTCAACTCCCGTGCCCTGGAACGGGCCGGCATCGACGCCCGCACCCCCGACCCGTCCGACGGACGCATCGAGCGGGACGCCGACGGCAATCCCACCGGCATGCTCCAGGAAGGCGCGGCCCACCTGGTGTCCCGCCTGATGCCCGACCGCACCCCAGAGGAACAACTCGCCGCGCTGCTGCGGGCCCAGTCGGTCCTGCACTCGTACGGGGTCACCGCCTGGCAGGACGCCATCGTCGGCGAGTTCGCCAACATGACCGATCCGACGCCCGCCTATCACGAGGCCGTCGACCGCGGCCTGCTCACCGCCCGGGTCGTCGGCGCGCTGTGGTGGGACCGGAGCCGCGGCGGCGAGCAGATCCCCGAACTCGCGGCCCGCAGGGAGGAGTCGAGCCGCGGGCGGTTCCGGGCCACCAGCGTGAAGGTCATGCAGGACGGCATCGCCGAGAACCACACCGCCGCCCTGCTGGGCCCGTGTCTCACCGGCTGCGGCTGCGCCTCCGAGAACTCCGGCCTCAGCTTCGTCGAGCCGGACGAGCTGAAGAAGTACGTCACCGAACTCGACGCGCTCGGCTTCCAGGTCCACTTCCACGCGCTCGGAGACCGGGCGGTGCGTGAGGCGCTGGACGCCGTGGAGGCGGCACGTGCGGCCAACGGGTGGCGCGACACCCGCCACCACCTCGCCCACCTCCAGGTCGTCCACCCCGAGGACGTACCGCGCTTCCGTGCACTGGGCGCGACCGCCAACCTCCAGGCGCTGTGGGCCGCCCACGAACCGCAGATGGACGAACTCACCATCCCGTTCCTCGGCCCCGAACGGGCCGCGTGGCAGTACCCGTTCGGCGACCTCCTGCGCGCCGGAGCCACCCTCGCCGCGGGCAGCGACTGGCCGGTCAGCAGCCCGGACCCCCTGGCGGCCCTCCATGTCGCCGTCAACCGCGTCGCCCCCGACGCACCCGAGGCCACTCCTGCGTTCCTGCCGGACCAGAGGATCGACCTCGGCGCCGCCGTCGCCGCGTACACCGCAGGCAGCGCCCACGCCAACCACCTCGACGACACCACAGGCAGCATCACGGTCGGCAGGGTCGCCGACCTGGTCGTCCTGGACCGGGACCCCTTCGCCGGGCCGCCGGAGGAGATCGCCGCCACGCGGGTGCTCCAGACGTTCGTCGACGGCCGCCGGGTGTACGCGGCGGGGGACGCGTGA
- a CDS encoding GNAT family N-acetyltransferase, whose amino-acid sequence MLLETPRLVLRRFRAEDAAPLAAYRSDPLVARYQSWTAPVPLDSAARMVRGMAAGSPEEPGWFQYAIELKADRCLVGDVGVCLHENRMQAELGFTLAGDRQGHGYATEAVRAVLGDLFERRGLHRVSAECDARNDRSARLLRRVGFVQEGLLRQASWLKDEWTDDLLFGLLASDWQSPEGP is encoded by the coding sequence ATGCTGCTGGAGACCCCCAGGCTCGTACTGCGCCGATTCCGTGCCGAGGACGCGGCGCCGCTGGCCGCGTACCGGTCGGATCCGCTGGTGGCCCGCTACCAGAGCTGGACCGCACCGGTGCCGCTCGACTCGGCGGCGCGGATGGTGCGGGGCATGGCCGCGGGGTCGCCCGAGGAACCGGGATGGTTCCAGTACGCGATCGAGCTCAAGGCCGACCGCTGTCTGGTGGGGGACGTCGGGGTCTGCCTGCACGAGAACCGCATGCAGGCAGAGCTCGGCTTCACCCTGGCGGGCGACCGGCAGGGGCACGGCTACGCCACGGAGGCCGTACGAGCTGTCCTCGGCGATCTCTTCGAGCGCCGAGGACTGCACCGCGTCTCCGCCGAGTGCGACGCGCGCAACGACCGATCGGCCCGGCTGCTGCGACGGGTCGGCTTCGTCCAGGAAGGCCTTCTCCGCCAGGCCAGTTGGCTCAAGGACGAGTGGACGGACGACCTGCTGTTCGGACTGCTGGCCTCGGACTGGCAGTCGCCCGAAGGGCCATAG